The Phyllopteryx taeniolatus isolate TA_2022b chromosome 17, UOR_Ptae_1.2, whole genome shotgun sequence genome window below encodes:
- the supt20 gene encoding transcription factor SPT20 homolog isoform X3: MQQVLEYALDRAEYIVESARQRPARRRLSSGGRKSLYQKLYELYIEECEKEPELKNFRRNVKLLDKLLSQESVSCLVVNLYAGNDGYSLMLRGKNGSDSETIRLPYEEGELLEYLDAEELPPVLVDLLEKSQVNIFHCGCVLVEVRDYRQCANTKMPSYQSRHVLLRPTMQTLVCDVHAMTSDHHKWTQDDKLQLESQLILATAEPLCLDPSISVTCAANRLLYNKQKMNTRAMKRCFKRHSRAALNRQQELSQLPTPCQLRLYDYLQKRKERKSTPVIDLKISKIGNCVDMWRQNSCQLSVPKEIDVEKYAVVEKSLQLEDSQPTTVIWPAEEVVDDYTFECEVGGQAQRTKVSIFQSLGDPLVYGKIYCTKDVKAEEDGTDLKLTHPPFLIGSKMDAERFLAQYKCVYERDVKCQVKMSHNSGSLAPAPPSPSKDEGDAFSSLVQTSVLGKGVKHRPQPIKMPPGSGSSSSGNPYSSQTTSGLLKCPTPPPPAKGQQPLNRKHSMELGQVGLLSPASLSPMSSTQRSGTPKPSTPTNTPCSTPHPADSLGALSGTPTTPEASAQPALLTPFAQQQLALSQPVPVMTIPLPTVGTSISTGTTSSPVMANPAGLNFINVVSSVCNPQTLMTGSNPLLGPGLNLSGILPSGGLMPSMQPAVQTGSHFGLNSSAGLRPLNLLQIPTGPLIFNPMQQQQLSQFSPQSQSATSSPQQQGDTLQFLQHQMQQQQMAMAAAPQGGGAAAAAGGRQHTVNQARNRRKRSTPQPLPKPRQAAETLPPATPRRE; this comes from the exons ATG CAACAAGTTTTGGAATATGCATTAGATCGAGCTGAG TACATTGTGGAAAGTGCTCGCCAGCGTCCTGCTAGGAGACGTCTTTCCTCTGGTGGCAGGAAGAGTTTGTATCAGAAGCTCTATGAGCTCTACATAGAGGAATGTGAGAAGGAGCCAGAGTTGAAG AATTTCAGGAGGAACGTGAAGCTGCTGGACAAGTTGCTGTCTCAGGAGTCTGTTTCGTGTCTGGTGGTCAACTTGTACGCAGGCAACGACGGTTACTCGCTCATGCTCAGGGGCAAGAATGGTTCTG ATTCTGAAACGATCCGACTGCCGTATGAAGAAGGAGAGCTGCTGGAGTATTTGGATGCTGAAGAGCTGCCGCCTGTTCTGGTTGACCTGTTGGAAAAGTCCCAGGTGAACATCTTCCACTGCGGCTGCGTCCTGGTGGAGGTGCGAGATTACAGGCAGTGTGCCAACACCAAGATGCCCTCGTACCAGAGCAGACACGTGCTGCTCAGGCCCACCATGCAGACTCTCGTTTGTGACGTCCACGCCATGACCAGTGACCACCACAAGTGGACACAG GACGACAAGTTGCAGCTGGAGAGCCAGCTGATCTTGGCCACGGCCGAGCCTCTGTGCCTGGATCCTTCCATCTCCGTCACCTGTGCCGCCAACCGGCTGCTCTACAACAAGCAAAAAATGAACACCCGCGCCATGAAGCG GTGCTTCAAGAGGCACTCTCGGGCAGCGCTGAACCGCCAGCAGGAGCTGTCGCAGCTGCCCACGCCATGCCAGCTGCGCCTCTACGACTACCTACAGAAGAGGAAGGAGCGGAAATCCACGCCCGTCATCGACCTGAAGATCTCCAAGATCGGAAAT TGCGTGGACATGTGGCGACAGAACAGCTGCCAGCTCAGTGTGCCCAAAGAAATCGAC GTGGAGAAGTACGCTGTggtggagaaatcgctgcagtTGGAAGATTCTCAGCCCACCACTGTGATCTGGCCCGCTGAG GAGGTCGTGGACGATTACACCTTTGAGTGCGAGGTGGGCGGTCAGGCCCAGAGGACCAAGGTGTCCATCTTCCAGTCGCTGGGCGACCCACTGGTGTACGGCAAGATCTACTGCACCAAAGACGTCAAGGCCGAGGAGGACGGCACTGACCTGAAGCTCACCCATCCGCC gttCCTCATTGGCTCCAAGATGGACGCCGAACG GTTCCTCGCGCAGTACAAATGCGTGTATGAGCGAGATGTCAAGTGTCAGGTCAAGATGTCCCACAACTCAGGCAGCCTGGCGCCGGCGCCCCCCTCCCCGAGCAAGGATGAG GGTGACGCCTTTTCTTCGCTGGTCCAGACGTCCGTGTTGGGCAAAGGGGTGAAGCACCGGCCGCAGCCCATCAAAATGCCGCCGGGATCAGGCAGCAGCTCCTCAG GTAATCCATATAGCTCCCAAACCACAAGTGGTCTTCTCAAGTGTCCTACGCCGCCGCCCCCCGCCAAAGGCCAGCAGCCTCTGAACAGGAAACACTCCATggagctgggacaggtgggccTGCTGTCCCCCGCCTCGCTTTCGCCCATGAGCTCCACGCAGA GATCGGGCACCCCGAAGCCTTCCACCCCCACCAACACACCGTGCTCCACGCCGCACCCCGCCGATTCGCTGGGGGCCCTCTCGGGGACACCCACCACCCCAGAGGCCTCAGCGCAGCCCGCCCTTCTCACGCCTTTCGCCCAACAACAGCTCGCCCTCAGCCAGCCGGTGCCTGTCATGACCATACCGCTGCCCACCGTGGGCACGTCCATCAGCACAGGCACCACGTCGTCGCCCGTCATGGCCAACCCGGCCGGCCTCAACTTCATCAACGTGGTCAGCTCCGTCTG CAACCCTCAGACGCTGATGACCGGCTCCAACCCCTTGCTCGGTCCCGGACTGAATCTGAGCGGAATCCTGCCGTCTGGAGGCCTCATGCCCTCCATGCAGCCCGCCGTGCAGACTG gGAGTCACTTTGGCCTGAATAGCAGTGCCGGGCTGCGACCGCTCAACTTactgcag ATCCCGACCGGGCCCCTCATCTTCAACCccatgcagcagcagcagctctccCAGTTCTCCCCGCAGAGCCAGTCTGCCACTTCCAGCCCTCAGCAGCAGGGGGACACA TTGCAATTCTTGCAACACCaaatgcagcagcagcaaatgGCTATGGCGGCAGCACCCCAGGGGGGgggagcggcggcggcggcggggggccGGCAGCATACCGTCAACCAAGCAAGAAATAGGAGGAAAAGGAGCACGCCACAGCCGCTCCCCAAACCTCGCCAGGCAGCGGAAACGTTGCCCCCTGCCACGCCGAGACGCGAATGA
- the supt20 gene encoding transcription factor SPT20 homolog isoform X1, with protein MQQVLEYALDRAEYIVESARQRPARRRLSSGGRKSLYQKLYELYIEECEKEPELKNFRRNVKLLDKLLSQESVSCLVVNLYAGNDGYSLMLRGKNGSDSETIRLPYEEGELLEYLDAEELPPVLVDLLEKSQVNIFHCGCVLVEVRDYRQCANTKMPSYQSRHVLLRPTMQTLVCDVHAMTSDHHKWTQDDKLQLESQLILATAEPLCLDPSISVTCAANRLLYNKQKMNTRAMKRCFKRHSRAALNRQQELSQLPTPCQLRLYDYLQKRKERKSTPVIDLKISKIGNCVDMWRQNSCQLSVPKEIDVEKYAVVEKSLQLEDSQPTTVIWPAEEVVDDYTFECEVGGQAQRTKVSIFQSLGDPLVYGKIYCTKDVKAEEDGTDLKLTHPPFLIGSKMDAERFLAQYKCVYERDVKCQVKMSHNSGSLAPAPPSPSKDEGDAFSSLVQTSVLGKGVKHRPQPIKMPPGSGSSSSGNPYSSQTTSGLLKCPTPPPPAKGQQPLNRKHSMELGQVGLLSPASLSPMSSTQRSGTPKPSTPTNTPCSTPHPADSLGALSGTPTTPEASAQPALLTPFAQQQLALSQPVPVMTIPLPTVGTSISTGTTSSPVMANPAGLNFINVVSSVCNPQTLMTGSNPLLGPGLNLSGILPSGGLMPSMQPAVQTGSHFGLNSSAGLRPLNLLQIPTGPLIFNPMQQQQLSQFSPQSQSATSSPQQQGDTGDQGADPSLGNQQTAVINLGVGGFMSPQAAVLSQLGCGLDGSGPPLPSPRLQQQHQPQIQLQFLQHQMQQQQMAMAAAPQGGGAAAAAGGRQHTVNQARNRRKRSTPQPLPKPRQAAETLPPATPRRE; from the exons ATG CAACAAGTTTTGGAATATGCATTAGATCGAGCTGAG TACATTGTGGAAAGTGCTCGCCAGCGTCCTGCTAGGAGACGTCTTTCCTCTGGTGGCAGGAAGAGTTTGTATCAGAAGCTCTATGAGCTCTACATAGAGGAATGTGAGAAGGAGCCAGAGTTGAAG AATTTCAGGAGGAACGTGAAGCTGCTGGACAAGTTGCTGTCTCAGGAGTCTGTTTCGTGTCTGGTGGTCAACTTGTACGCAGGCAACGACGGTTACTCGCTCATGCTCAGGGGCAAGAATGGTTCTG ATTCTGAAACGATCCGACTGCCGTATGAAGAAGGAGAGCTGCTGGAGTATTTGGATGCTGAAGAGCTGCCGCCTGTTCTGGTTGACCTGTTGGAAAAGTCCCAGGTGAACATCTTCCACTGCGGCTGCGTCCTGGTGGAGGTGCGAGATTACAGGCAGTGTGCCAACACCAAGATGCCCTCGTACCAGAGCAGACACGTGCTGCTCAGGCCCACCATGCAGACTCTCGTTTGTGACGTCCACGCCATGACCAGTGACCACCACAAGTGGACACAG GACGACAAGTTGCAGCTGGAGAGCCAGCTGATCTTGGCCACGGCCGAGCCTCTGTGCCTGGATCCTTCCATCTCCGTCACCTGTGCCGCCAACCGGCTGCTCTACAACAAGCAAAAAATGAACACCCGCGCCATGAAGCG GTGCTTCAAGAGGCACTCTCGGGCAGCGCTGAACCGCCAGCAGGAGCTGTCGCAGCTGCCCACGCCATGCCAGCTGCGCCTCTACGACTACCTACAGAAGAGGAAGGAGCGGAAATCCACGCCCGTCATCGACCTGAAGATCTCCAAGATCGGAAAT TGCGTGGACATGTGGCGACAGAACAGCTGCCAGCTCAGTGTGCCCAAAGAAATCGAC GTGGAGAAGTACGCTGTggtggagaaatcgctgcagtTGGAAGATTCTCAGCCCACCACTGTGATCTGGCCCGCTGAG GAGGTCGTGGACGATTACACCTTTGAGTGCGAGGTGGGCGGTCAGGCCCAGAGGACCAAGGTGTCCATCTTCCAGTCGCTGGGCGACCCACTGGTGTACGGCAAGATCTACTGCACCAAAGACGTCAAGGCCGAGGAGGACGGCACTGACCTGAAGCTCACCCATCCGCC gttCCTCATTGGCTCCAAGATGGACGCCGAACG GTTCCTCGCGCAGTACAAATGCGTGTATGAGCGAGATGTCAAGTGTCAGGTCAAGATGTCCCACAACTCAGGCAGCCTGGCGCCGGCGCCCCCCTCCCCGAGCAAGGATGAG GGTGACGCCTTTTCTTCGCTGGTCCAGACGTCCGTGTTGGGCAAAGGGGTGAAGCACCGGCCGCAGCCCATCAAAATGCCGCCGGGATCAGGCAGCAGCTCCTCAG GTAATCCATATAGCTCCCAAACCACAAGTGGTCTTCTCAAGTGTCCTACGCCGCCGCCCCCCGCCAAAGGCCAGCAGCCTCTGAACAGGAAACACTCCATggagctgggacaggtgggccTGCTGTCCCCCGCCTCGCTTTCGCCCATGAGCTCCACGCAGA GATCGGGCACCCCGAAGCCTTCCACCCCCACCAACACACCGTGCTCCACGCCGCACCCCGCCGATTCGCTGGGGGCCCTCTCGGGGACACCCACCACCCCAGAGGCCTCAGCGCAGCCCGCCCTTCTCACGCCTTTCGCCCAACAACAGCTCGCCCTCAGCCAGCCGGTGCCTGTCATGACCATACCGCTGCCCACCGTGGGCACGTCCATCAGCACAGGCACCACGTCGTCGCCCGTCATGGCCAACCCGGCCGGCCTCAACTTCATCAACGTGGTCAGCTCCGTCTG CAACCCTCAGACGCTGATGACCGGCTCCAACCCCTTGCTCGGTCCCGGACTGAATCTGAGCGGAATCCTGCCGTCTGGAGGCCTCATGCCCTCCATGCAGCCCGCCGTGCAGACTG gGAGTCACTTTGGCCTGAATAGCAGTGCCGGGCTGCGACCGCTCAACTTactgcag ATCCCGACCGGGCCCCTCATCTTCAACCccatgcagcagcagcagctctccCAGTTCTCCCCGCAGAGCCAGTCTGCCACTTCCAGCCCTCAGCAGCAGGGGGACACA GGTGATCAGGGCGCCGATCCGAGTTTAGGGAACCAGCAAACGGCTGTGATCAACTTGGGCGTGGGTGGCTTCATGTCTCCGCAGGCGGCAG TGCTGTCCCAGTTGGGCTGTGGGCTGGACGGGTCTGGGCCCCCGCTGCCTTCTCCAAGGCTTCAGCAGCAGCACCAGCCTCAGATCCAA TTGCAATTCTTGCAACACCaaatgcagcagcagcaaatgGCTATGGCGGCAGCACCCCAGGGGGGgggagcggcggcggcggcggggggccGGCAGCATACCGTCAACCAAGCAAGAAATAGGAGGAAAAGGAGCACGCCACAGCCGCTCCCCAAACCTCGCCAGGCAGCGGAAACGTTGCCCCCTGCCACGCCGAGACGCGAATGA
- the supt20 gene encoding transcription factor SPT20 homolog isoform X2 has translation MQQVLEYALDRAEYIVESARQRPARRRLSSGGRKSLYQKLYELYIEECEKEPELKNFRRNVKLLDKLLSQESVSCLVVNLYAGNDGYSLMLRGKNGSDSETIRLPYEEGELLEYLDAEELPPVLVDLLEKSQVNIFHCGCVLVEVRDYRQCANTKMPSYQSRHVLLRPTMQTLVCDVHAMTSDHHKWTQDDKLQLESQLILATAEPLCLDPSISVTCAANRLLYNKQKMNTRAMKRCFKRHSRAALNRQQELSQLPTPCQLRLYDYLQKRKERKSTPVIDLKISKIGNCVDMWRQNSCQLSVPKEIDVEKYAVVEKSLQLEDSQPTTVIWPAEEVVDDYTFECEVGGQAQRTKVSIFQSLGDPLVYGKIYCTKDVKAEEDGTDLKLTHPPFLIGSKMDAERFLAQYKCVYERDVKCQVKMSHNSGSLAPAPPSPSKDEGDAFSSLVQTSVLGKGVKHRPQPIKMPPGSGSSSSGNPYSSQTTSGLLKCPTPPPPAKGQQPLNRKHSMELGQVGLLSPASLSPMSSTQRSGTPKPSTPTNTPCSTPHPADSLGALSGTPTTPEASAQPALLTPFAQQQLALSQPVPVMTIPLPTVGTSISTGTTSSPVMANPAGLNFINVVSSVCNPQTLMTGSNPLLGPGLNLSGILPSGGLMPSMQPAVQTGSHFGLNSSAGLRPLNLLQIPTGPLIFNPMQQQQLSQFSPQSQSATSSPQQQGDTGDQGADPSLGNQQTAVINLGVGGFMSPQAAVAILATPNAAAANGYGGSTPGGGSGGGGGGPAAYRQPSKK, from the exons ATG CAACAAGTTTTGGAATATGCATTAGATCGAGCTGAG TACATTGTGGAAAGTGCTCGCCAGCGTCCTGCTAGGAGACGTCTTTCCTCTGGTGGCAGGAAGAGTTTGTATCAGAAGCTCTATGAGCTCTACATAGAGGAATGTGAGAAGGAGCCAGAGTTGAAG AATTTCAGGAGGAACGTGAAGCTGCTGGACAAGTTGCTGTCTCAGGAGTCTGTTTCGTGTCTGGTGGTCAACTTGTACGCAGGCAACGACGGTTACTCGCTCATGCTCAGGGGCAAGAATGGTTCTG ATTCTGAAACGATCCGACTGCCGTATGAAGAAGGAGAGCTGCTGGAGTATTTGGATGCTGAAGAGCTGCCGCCTGTTCTGGTTGACCTGTTGGAAAAGTCCCAGGTGAACATCTTCCACTGCGGCTGCGTCCTGGTGGAGGTGCGAGATTACAGGCAGTGTGCCAACACCAAGATGCCCTCGTACCAGAGCAGACACGTGCTGCTCAGGCCCACCATGCAGACTCTCGTTTGTGACGTCCACGCCATGACCAGTGACCACCACAAGTGGACACAG GACGACAAGTTGCAGCTGGAGAGCCAGCTGATCTTGGCCACGGCCGAGCCTCTGTGCCTGGATCCTTCCATCTCCGTCACCTGTGCCGCCAACCGGCTGCTCTACAACAAGCAAAAAATGAACACCCGCGCCATGAAGCG GTGCTTCAAGAGGCACTCTCGGGCAGCGCTGAACCGCCAGCAGGAGCTGTCGCAGCTGCCCACGCCATGCCAGCTGCGCCTCTACGACTACCTACAGAAGAGGAAGGAGCGGAAATCCACGCCCGTCATCGACCTGAAGATCTCCAAGATCGGAAAT TGCGTGGACATGTGGCGACAGAACAGCTGCCAGCTCAGTGTGCCCAAAGAAATCGAC GTGGAGAAGTACGCTGTggtggagaaatcgctgcagtTGGAAGATTCTCAGCCCACCACTGTGATCTGGCCCGCTGAG GAGGTCGTGGACGATTACACCTTTGAGTGCGAGGTGGGCGGTCAGGCCCAGAGGACCAAGGTGTCCATCTTCCAGTCGCTGGGCGACCCACTGGTGTACGGCAAGATCTACTGCACCAAAGACGTCAAGGCCGAGGAGGACGGCACTGACCTGAAGCTCACCCATCCGCC gttCCTCATTGGCTCCAAGATGGACGCCGAACG GTTCCTCGCGCAGTACAAATGCGTGTATGAGCGAGATGTCAAGTGTCAGGTCAAGATGTCCCACAACTCAGGCAGCCTGGCGCCGGCGCCCCCCTCCCCGAGCAAGGATGAG GGTGACGCCTTTTCTTCGCTGGTCCAGACGTCCGTGTTGGGCAAAGGGGTGAAGCACCGGCCGCAGCCCATCAAAATGCCGCCGGGATCAGGCAGCAGCTCCTCAG GTAATCCATATAGCTCCCAAACCACAAGTGGTCTTCTCAAGTGTCCTACGCCGCCGCCCCCCGCCAAAGGCCAGCAGCCTCTGAACAGGAAACACTCCATggagctgggacaggtgggccTGCTGTCCCCCGCCTCGCTTTCGCCCATGAGCTCCACGCAGA GATCGGGCACCCCGAAGCCTTCCACCCCCACCAACACACCGTGCTCCACGCCGCACCCCGCCGATTCGCTGGGGGCCCTCTCGGGGACACCCACCACCCCAGAGGCCTCAGCGCAGCCCGCCCTTCTCACGCCTTTCGCCCAACAACAGCTCGCCCTCAGCCAGCCGGTGCCTGTCATGACCATACCGCTGCCCACCGTGGGCACGTCCATCAGCACAGGCACCACGTCGTCGCCCGTCATGGCCAACCCGGCCGGCCTCAACTTCATCAACGTGGTCAGCTCCGTCTG CAACCCTCAGACGCTGATGACCGGCTCCAACCCCTTGCTCGGTCCCGGACTGAATCTGAGCGGAATCCTGCCGTCTGGAGGCCTCATGCCCTCCATGCAGCCCGCCGTGCAGACTG gGAGTCACTTTGGCCTGAATAGCAGTGCCGGGCTGCGACCGCTCAACTTactgcag ATCCCGACCGGGCCCCTCATCTTCAACCccatgcagcagcagcagctctccCAGTTCTCCCCGCAGAGCCAGTCTGCCACTTCCAGCCCTCAGCAGCAGGGGGACACA GGTGATCAGGGCGCCGATCCGAGTTTAGGGAACCAGCAAACGGCTGTGATCAACTTGGGCGTGGGTGGCTTCATGTCTCCGCAGGCGGCAG TTGCAATTCTTGCAACACCaaatgcagcagcagcaaatgGCTATGGCGGCAGCACCCCAGGGGGGgggagcggcggcggcggcggggggccGGCAGCATACCGTCAACCAAGCAAGAAATAG
- the exosc8 gene encoding exosome complex component RRP43 isoform X2: MAAGFKTAEPLEYHRSFLKENCRPDGRELSEFRTTTINIGSISTADGSALVKLGNTTVICGVKAELANPPVEAPERGFIVPNVDLPPLCSSQFRPGPPGEQAQAASQFVAEVIGSSEVLQMEDLCIERGKLCWSLYCDLMCLDHDGNVLDTCVLALLAALKNTALPKVSFSAETGVPEVDLEKRRGLKILKHPVAASFCVFDESILMADPTAEEEQLATARLTVVTDEEGRLCSMHKPGGTSLSGEKLQELISQATVRQKEIHKLIDKVIKSIT, encoded by the exons ATGGCGGCTGGATTTAA gaCGGCTGAGCCTTTGGAGTACCACCGAAGCTTTCTG AAAGAAAACTGTCGACCGGATGGACGCGAACTGTCAGAATTCCGAACCACGACCATCAACATTG GGTCCATCAGTACAGCAGACGGCTCAGCACTGGTGAAGTTGGGCAACACCACCGTCATCTGCGGGGTCAAGGCG GAGCTGGCCAACCCGCCAGTGGAGGCACCAGAGAGAGGTTTCATTG tgCCCAACGTGGACCTGCCGCCGCTGTGCTCTTCACAGTTCCGACCTGGCCCACCGGGGGAGCAGGCCCAGGCTGCCAGTCAGTTTGTGGCCGAGGTCATCGGGAG CTCAGAAGTGTTGCAGATGGAGGATTTGTGCATCGAAAGAGGCAAG CTGTGCTGGTCGTTGTACTGCGACCTGATGTGTCTGGACCACGACGGCAACGTGTTGGACACGTGTGTGCTGGCGCTGCTGGCCGCCCTGAAGAACA CTGCACTCCCCAAGGTCTCCTTCAGCGCAGAGACTGGCGTGCCGGAGGTGGACCTGGAAAAGCGTCGCGGGTTGAAGATTCTCAAGCATCCCGTCGCCGCCTCTTTTTGCGTCTTTGACGA GTCCATCCTCATGGCTGACCCCACGGCCGAAGAGGAGCAATTGGCCACCGCTCGCCTCACCGTGGTGACGGACGAGGAAGGACGTCTGTGCTCCATGCACAAACCAG GCGGGACGTCTTTGTCTGGGGAGAAGCTCCAGGAGTTGATCAGCCAAGCGACGGTCCGGCAGAAAGAAATCCACAAACTCATTGACAAAGTCATCAAAAGCATCACATAA
- the exosc8 gene encoding exosome complex component RRP43 isoform X1, with the protein MAAGFKTAEPLEYHRSFLKENCRPDGRELSEFRTTTINIGSISTADGSALVKLGNTTVICGVKAELANPPVEAPERGFIVNTFPVPNVDLPPLCSSQFRPGPPGEQAQAASQFVAEVIGSSEVLQMEDLCIERGKLCWSLYCDLMCLDHDGNVLDTCVLALLAALKNTALPKVSFSAETGVPEVDLEKRRGLKILKHPVAASFCVFDESILMADPTAEEEQLATARLTVVTDEEGRLCSMHKPGGTSLSGEKLQELISQATVRQKEIHKLIDKVIKSIT; encoded by the exons ATGGCGGCTGGATTTAA gaCGGCTGAGCCTTTGGAGTACCACCGAAGCTTTCTG AAAGAAAACTGTCGACCGGATGGACGCGAACTGTCAGAATTCCGAACCACGACCATCAACATTG GGTCCATCAGTACAGCAGACGGCTCAGCACTGGTGAAGTTGGGCAACACCACCGTCATCTGCGGGGTCAAGGCG GAGCTGGCCAACCCGCCAGTGGAGGCACCAGAGAGAGGTTTCATTG tcaacacatttccagtgCCCAACGTGGACCTGCCGCCGCTGTGCTCTTCACAGTTCCGACCTGGCCCACCGGGGGAGCAGGCCCAGGCTGCCAGTCAGTTTGTGGCCGAGGTCATCGGGAG CTCAGAAGTGTTGCAGATGGAGGATTTGTGCATCGAAAGAGGCAAG CTGTGCTGGTCGTTGTACTGCGACCTGATGTGTCTGGACCACGACGGCAACGTGTTGGACACGTGTGTGCTGGCGCTGCTGGCCGCCCTGAAGAACA CTGCACTCCCCAAGGTCTCCTTCAGCGCAGAGACTGGCGTGCCGGAGGTGGACCTGGAAAAGCGTCGCGGGTTGAAGATTCTCAAGCATCCCGTCGCCGCCTCTTTTTGCGTCTTTGACGA GTCCATCCTCATGGCTGACCCCACGGCCGAAGAGGAGCAATTGGCCACCGCTCGCCTCACCGTGGTGACGGACGAGGAAGGACGTCTGTGCTCCATGCACAAACCAG GCGGGACGTCTTTGTCTGGGGAGAAGCTCCAGGAGTTGATCAGCCAAGCGACGGTCCGGCAGAAAGAAATCCACAAACTCATTGACAAAGTCATCAAAAGCATCACATAA